In one window of uncultured Acetobacteroides sp. DNA:
- a CDS encoding transketolase C-terminal domain-containing protein: MNKFENTGSKDTRSGFGAALDILGDENPNVVALCADLIGSLKMDNFVAKHPDRFIQTGIAETNMIGMAAGLAVAGKIPFAGTFAAFASGHVYNQLRQSVCYSKTNVKIAASHAGITLGEDGATHQIMEDIGLMKMLPNMVVINPCDYNQTKAATLAAAKHVGPVYLRFGRPVVPNFTPADQKFEIGKAVTLNPGKDVTLIATGHLVWTAIQAAEVLENEGISVELINIHTIKPLDANAIIESAKKTGAVVVAEEHVISGGLGESVAQVLSQNLPTPMEFVAVNDKFGESGTADQLMKKFHLDTPDVVEAVKRVLGRK; the protein is encoded by the coding sequence ATGAATAAATTCGAAAATACAGGCAGCAAGGATACCCGTTCGGGGTTTGGTGCTGCTCTAGATATACTAGGCGATGAAAATCCTAATGTTGTTGCCCTTTGTGCCGACCTTATCGGATCGCTTAAAATGGACAACTTTGTAGCAAAGCATCCCGATCGCTTTATTCAAACCGGTATTGCCGAAACCAACATGATTGGTATGGCCGCAGGTTTGGCCGTTGCTGGTAAGATTCCTTTTGCCGGAACCTTTGCCGCATTTGCCTCGGGGCATGTGTACAACCAACTTCGTCAGTCGGTTTGTTATTCGAAGACCAACGTTAAGATTGCCGCATCGCATGCTGGCATTACCCTTGGCGAGGATGGCGCAACCCACCAAATTATGGAGGATATAGGGTTGATGAAGATGCTGCCCAATATGGTAGTTATCAATCCCTGCGACTATAACCAAACAAAGGCGGCAACCCTTGCTGCTGCAAAGCACGTAGGTCCTGTTTACCTTCGTTTTGGTCGCCCTGTTGTTCCAAACTTTACTCCTGCCGATCAAAAGTTTGAAATCGGTAAGGCCGTAACGTTGAATCCGGGCAAGGATGTAACCCTTATTGCAACAGGTCACCTTGTGTGGACTGCAATTCAAGCCGCCGAAGTTCTAGAGAACGAAGGCATCAGCGTAGAGCTAATCAACATCCATACGATAAAACCTTTGGATGCCAATGCTATTATTGAGTCTGCTAAGAAAACTGGTGCTGTAGTTGTTGCCGAGGAGCACGTGATTAGCGGCGGCCTAGGCGAGAGCGTTGCACAGGTTCTATCGCAGAATTTACCTACCCCAATGGAGTTTGTTGCGGTAAACGATAAGTTTGGTGAGAGCGGAACTGCCGATCAGCTGATGAAGAAATTCCACTTGGATACTCCTGATGTGGTTGAGGCTGTGAAGCGAGTATTGGGCCGTAAGTAA
- a CDS encoding RNA polymerase sigma factor, with product MVAYTDSELLSQFQKEETKNFAFRLIVQKYQEKVYLHVRKLVIDHDDANDIVQNTFVKAWSGLENFREDSQLFTWLYRIATNEALTFLKRKRTRFFLPLVDVEAQLANTLETDPYFNGDEAELKLQKALLTLPEKQRVVFNLRYFDELSYEEMSKILGTSVGALKASYHLAAKKIENFLESD from the coding sequence ATGGTAGCATACACGGATAGCGAGCTTTTATCTCAATTCCAAAAAGAAGAGACAAAGAATTTTGCGTTTCGCCTGATAGTGCAAAAGTATCAGGAGAAGGTTTATTTGCATGTTCGGAAGCTTGTTATCGACCACGATGATGCCAATGATATAGTTCAGAACACCTTTGTAAAGGCATGGAGTGGCCTTGAAAATTTCAGGGAGGACTCGCAGCTGTTTACCTGGTTATACCGCATTGCGACAAACGAGGCGCTTACCTTTTTAAAGAGGAAGCGCACTCGTTTTTTTTTACCCCTAGTTGACGTAGAGGCCCAGCTGGCCAACACGCTCGAAACCGACCCTTACTTCAATGGCGACGAGGCGGAGCTTAAGCTCCAAAAGGCGCTGCTAACCCTTCCCGAAAAGCAGCGAGTCGTCTTCAACCTCCGGTATTTCGATGAGCTCTCCTACGAGGAGATGTCTAAAATTCTAGGAACATCAGTGGGGGCTCTAAAGGCATCCTACCACCTTGCCGCAAAAAAAATCGAAAATTTCTTAGAGTCCGATTAA
- the folE gene encoding GTP cyclohydrolase I FolE → MNDFDNGTIRGYEKEEKYNSEVTQQLMEHYSAILSLLGEDTEREGLIKTPERVAKAMQFLTHGYYLDPKEILNSAKFKEDYQQMVLVKDIELYSMCEHHMIPFYGKAHVAYIPNGYITGLSKVARVVEAYARRLQVQERLTVQIRDCIQETLKPLGVAVVIEASHMCMQMRGVQKQNSVTTTSAFTGAFLSNSKTREEFIHLIGLKLH, encoded by the coding sequence ATGAACGATTTCGATAACGGCACCATTCGGGGATACGAGAAGGAGGAGAAGTACAACTCCGAGGTTACGCAGCAGCTGATGGAGCACTACAGTGCAATTCTTTCGCTTTTGGGCGAGGATACCGAGCGCGAAGGGCTCATAAAAACACCGGAGAGGGTTGCCAAAGCCATGCAATTCCTCACCCACGGCTACTACCTCGACCCAAAGGAAATCCTCAACTCCGCCAAGTTCAAGGAGGACTACCAGCAGATGGTACTGGTAAAGGACATCGAGCTCTACTCGATGTGCGAGCACCACATGATCCCCTTTTACGGGAAGGCTCACGTAGCCTACATCCCCAACGGCTACATCACCGGGCTCAGCAAGGTTGCCCGAGTGGTGGAGGCCTACGCGCGCAGGCTGCAGGTGCAGGAGCGCCTTACCGTTCAAATCCGCGACTGCATCCAGGAAACGCTCAAGCCGCTAGGCGTGGCGGTTGTCATCGAGGCTTCGCACATGTGCATGCAGATGCGCGGCGTTCAGAAGCAGAACTCGGTAACCACCACCTCGGCGTTTACCGGCGCCTTCCTCTCCAACAGCAAGACGCGCGAGGAGTTTATCCACCTCATTGGTCTAAAGCTGCACTAG
- a CDS encoding 6-carboxytetrahydropterin synthase: MPTAFLTRRELFNAAHRLHQPGLSDEANFELYGKCSNPNWHGHNYTLWVTVKGEVDPQIGYVANLKEISKIIREEVTEKIDHKNLNLEVDFMRGIIPSTENLAIAIWKQLEPHIKALGIELHCVKIEETENNSAEFYGF, encoded by the coding sequence ATGCCAACAGCATTCTTAACGCGCAGGGAGCTATTCAACGCCGCGCATCGGCTCCACCAACCGGGGCTTAGCGACGAAGCAAATTTTGAGCTTTACGGAAAGTGCAGCAACCCCAACTGGCATGGGCACAACTACACGCTCTGGGTAACGGTAAAGGGCGAGGTAGACCCTCAAATAGGCTACGTGGCGAACCTGAAGGAGATCAGCAAAATCATCAGGGAGGAAGTAACGGAAAAGATCGACCACAAGAACCTCAACCTAGAGGTCGACTTTATGAGGGGCATCATCCCCTCCACCGAAAACCTGGCCATTGCCATTTGGAAGCAGCTCGAGCCGCACATCAAGGCGCTGGGAATCGAGCTGCACTGCGTCAAAATTGAGGAAACTGAGAACAATTCTGCCGAGTTTTACGGCTTCTAA
- a CDS encoding superoxide dismutase, with protein sequence MKFELPKLPYEVSALNPSISDRTIEFHYGKHHQAYVNNLNNLVPGTKFEDADLETIIREAEGPIFNNAAQVWNHTFYFNQFSPKPCTHPKGELAKAIDRQFGSFDKLKEEFTKASVGLFGSGWTWLVKNDDGSLDIVPEPNAGTPLRKGKKPILTCDVWEHAYYLDYQNRRPDYVSNFWNILDWDVISDRY encoded by the coding sequence ATGAAATTTGAACTGCCAAAACTACCCTACGAGGTTAGCGCGCTAAACCCAAGCATTAGCGATCGTACCATTGAGTTCCACTACGGCAAGCACCATCAAGCCTACGTGAACAACCTGAATAACCTTGTTCCGGGAACCAAGTTCGAGGATGCCGATCTCGAAACCATTATTCGCGAAGCCGAGGGGCCAATCTTCAATAACGCCGCGCAGGTGTGGAACCATACCTTTTACTTCAACCAGTTTTCGCCTAAGCCTTGCACCCATCCAAAGGGCGAGCTGGCAAAGGCAATCGACCGCCAGTTTGGCTCGTTCGATAAGCTTAAGGAGGAGTTTACCAAGGCGTCTGTAGGGCTGTTTGGCTCGGGATGGACCTGGCTGGTGAAGAACGATGATGGCTCGCTGGATATCGTTCCTGAGCCGAATGCCGGAACGCCACTTCGCAAGGGCAAGAAGCCAATCCTCACCTGCGATGTTTGGGAGCACGCCTACTACCTCGACTACCAAAACCGCCGTCCCGACTACGTATCCAACTTTTGGAATATCCTCGATTGGGATGTCATTTCGGATAGATATTAG
- a CDS encoding nitroreductase family protein, with product MVKELVYKNRSYRRFHEEVPVSREVLVDLVDLGRMSPSGRNLQPLKYFISNDRALNAKIYPTLAWAGYLKEWDGPVVGERPSAYIVILEDTSLGQGMVHDQGIASQSILLGAVENGLGGCIIASVKKAELAQILNLPEHLKVALVLALGKPKEEVVVDDMGEDGDIKYWRDAEQHHHVPKRTLKEVLINL from the coding sequence ATGGTTAAGGAGCTAGTTTATAAGAATAGAAGCTACCGCCGCTTCCACGAAGAGGTGCCGGTGAGTCGCGAGGTACTGGTTGATCTGGTTGATCTGGGACGAATGTCGCCCAGCGGGCGCAACCTGCAGCCGCTAAAGTATTTTATTTCGAACGACAGGGCGCTTAACGCCAAGATATATCCAACCCTTGCCTGGGCTGGTTACCTTAAGGAGTGGGATGGTCCGGTTGTTGGCGAACGCCCCAGCGCCTACATCGTGATTCTGGAAGATACATCGCTAGGGCAGGGGATGGTGCACGATCAGGGTATCGCTAGCCAGAGCATACTTCTAGGGGCTGTAGAAAACGGGTTGGGCGGATGCATCATTGCTTCGGTAAAGAAGGCCGAGCTGGCACAGATCCTCAATCTACCCGAGCATCTGAAGGTAGCCCTTGTCCTTGCCCTCGGAAAGCCCAAAGAGGAGGTGGTTGTCGACGATATGGGCGAAGACGGCGACATCAAGTACTGGCGCGACGCCGAGCAGCATCACCACGTACCTAAACGAACGCTGAAGGAGGTTTTGATTAACCTATAG
- a CDS encoding FAD-dependent oxidoreductase, with protein sequence MYKVDVHPILDIPKGKEVEFRFDGKIIKGEAGLTIATALHRAGYPIHSHSLDNRERSLECGIGKCGACEMLVDGVAKRICITLVDGVKEVQEIPQDYIPSSKEPAAQKEEKIFRTTVAIIGAGPSGLAARELLLKNSIPNLVVDNNSKIGGQFNMQTHQFFFFEKEKKFGGMRGFEIAKTLAGDNMDGILLDSTVWDILEGKRIAVKNIVTNEIYYIDADYLVVATGAVPFMPAFENDDLPGVYTAAVVQKMMNQEYTLLGKNVLTVGAGNIGYLTSYQLMQAGANVKAIIEAAPHEGGFPVQANRVRRLGIPIMLSHILVKAVPNKDHNGIVGAIIAESENFLPIPGTEKYIDGIDAINICTGLFPDNHLLIKGNEVFGKSCYGAGDAIRIGEGTSAVLRGQQVAYEIMQELGLHISYNRYLAVSKEYIESQQHPVHLLKEANKPSGERLEKPFVLADCLYGFACNPCSFACQYGAITKHSTGSTPVIDYTKCIGCMQCVTLCPGLAIFGYNIGKKQIFLPVEFHVEEGTEVYLVDNNGKKMGEGVIEKVITKPNKTNLARVKCTSTTTDDLTNIRGFIAKDRYPEPIALKEAPTDVESELYLCHCDDVPLDEVLSVIGNRKFISADEIKHTTHLGMGPCRGKRCMKRLKVALAPMGIEIVGDSTPRGPLSNQITLGELKPNGKEQKFITDINSKPTKKVKVTALIAGGGITGSSLFMHMAKAGLEPTLLNFGRGSSWRNIAGGRPAFSLPEIADIAINSNEQFKQLQQLSNIDYRPINYVSFAHDDKTYEALEASKAWSNAYMVAPKDFDKEISPFMNPKLDLYKGALITRDCWQATPGKTVDLVRDLGKQHGGTVEEDSELISVHKEGKEYVALVRNHKKEFTEYRTELFVNALGGDADRFAKQLGYHLGMYPVKHQAFITRRLPWLGAKTTPLGMLIDRRRYKGFVAVYGQQLADTGQIIGCASPMSDPQEAGKNLTINSQEFLKIVSEVFTDWIPNLSNIGFQAFWAGYYTEPRMYVDPEAGLLIGLRGHGFMLGLEMAKLYVDKITGKPTPAYFDRLSIKGDGLPEQAFK encoded by the coding sequence ATGTATAAAGTAGACGTACACCCCATTTTGGATATTCCAAAGGGGAAAGAAGTTGAATTTCGCTTCGACGGAAAGATCATTAAAGGGGAAGCAGGATTAACCATTGCCACCGCCTTACACCGGGCGGGCTACCCCATTCACAGCCACAGCCTCGACAATCGCGAGCGTAGCCTCGAGTGCGGCATCGGCAAATGCGGTGCCTGCGAGATGCTGGTCGATGGCGTTGCCAAGCGCATCTGCATAACCCTTGTTGATGGCGTAAAGGAAGTTCAGGAGATACCGCAGGACTACATCCCTTCGAGCAAGGAGCCAGCGGCTCAAAAAGAGGAGAAGATATTCCGAACAACCGTAGCCATTATTGGTGCAGGTCCATCGGGGCTTGCCGCTCGCGAGCTGCTACTCAAGAACAGCATCCCCAACCTGGTGGTCGACAACAACAGCAAGATTGGCGGTCAGTTTAACATGCAAACGCACCAGTTCTTCTTCTTCGAGAAGGAGAAGAAGTTTGGGGGGATGCGCGGCTTCGAGATTGCCAAGACCCTTGCCGGCGACAACATGGATGGGATTCTCCTCGATAGCACCGTTTGGGATATTCTAGAAGGGAAGCGCATTGCTGTAAAGAACATCGTAACCAACGAGATTTACTACATCGATGCGGACTACCTTGTAGTGGCAACAGGCGCGGTTCCATTTATGCCCGCCTTCGAGAACGACGACCTGCCAGGCGTATACACCGCCGCCGTTGTACAAAAGATGATGAACCAGGAGTACACGCTCCTTGGCAAAAACGTGCTAACGGTTGGGGCTGGCAACATTGGCTACCTTACCTCCTACCAGCTGATGCAGGCAGGAGCCAACGTGAAGGCAATAATCGAAGCGGCACCACACGAAGGCGGATTCCCCGTTCAGGCCAACCGTGTTCGCCGCTTGGGCATTCCAATAATGCTTTCGCACATTCTGGTAAAGGCAGTCCCCAACAAGGATCACAATGGCATCGTTGGCGCCATTATTGCCGAAAGCGAAAACTTCCTGCCAATCCCCGGTACCGAAAAGTACATCGATGGTATTGATGCCATAAACATCTGCACCGGGCTCTTCCCCGACAACCATCTCCTGATTAAGGGCAACGAGGTGTTCGGCAAAAGCTGCTACGGGGCTGGCGATGCCATCCGTATTGGCGAGGGAACCAGCGCCGTGCTTCGCGGTCAGCAGGTGGCTTACGAGATTATGCAGGAGCTTGGGCTGCACATCTCCTACAACCGTTACCTTGCGGTTTCGAAGGAGTACATCGAATCGCAGCAGCACCCGGTTCATCTGCTAAAGGAGGCAAATAAGCCATCGGGCGAACGCCTCGAAAAGCCTTTTGTGCTTGCCGACTGCCTCTACGGATTTGCCTGCAACCCTTGCAGCTTTGCCTGCCAGTACGGAGCCATCACCAAGCATTCTACAGGCTCAACTCCCGTTATCGACTACACCAAGTGCATTGGCTGTATGCAGTGCGTTACGCTCTGCCCTGGCTTGGCTATCTTCGGGTACAACATCGGCAAGAAGCAGATCTTCCTCCCCGTTGAGTTCCACGTCGAGGAAGGAACCGAGGTTTACCTTGTTGATAATAACGGCAAGAAGATGGGCGAAGGCGTTATCGAAAAGGTAATCACCAAGCCGAACAAGACCAACCTGGCAAGGGTAAAATGCACCTCAACCACCACCGACGACCTTACCAACATCCGCGGATTTATTGCTAAGGATAGATATCCAGAGCCAATAGCTCTTAAAGAGGCACCAACGGATGTGGAATCGGAACTTTACCTCTGCCACTGCGACGACGTTCCGCTCGACGAGGTGCTTTCGGTTATTGGCAACCGCAAGTTTATCTCTGCCGACGAGATTAAGCACACCACCCATCTTGGAATGGGACCTTGCCGCGGCAAGCGCTGCATGAAGCGCCTAAAGGTTGCCCTTGCTCCAATGGGTATCGAGATTGTGGGTGACTCTACTCCTCGCGGACCGCTATCGAACCAAATTACGCTTGGCGAGTTAAAGCCAAACGGCAAGGAGCAAAAGTTTATCACCGACATCAACTCGAAACCCACCAAAAAGGTAAAGGTTACTGCACTAATTGCCGGCGGTGGAATCACCGGCAGCTCGCTGTTTATGCACATGGCAAAGGCTGGCCTCGAGCCCACCCTGCTCAACTTCGGAAGAGGCTCGTCGTGGAGGAACATTGCCGGAGGACGCCCTGCCTTTAGTCTTCCGGAGATTGCTGACATAGCCATCAATAGCAACGAGCAGTTTAAGCAGCTGCAGCAGCTATCGAACATCGACTATCGCCCTATCAACTACGTTAGCTTTGCCCACGACGACAAGACCTACGAGGCTCTTGAGGCATCTAAGGCTTGGTCGAACGCCTACATGGTGGCTCCAAAGGATTTCGACAAGGAGATATCGCCATTCATGAACCCCAAACTCGACCTGTACAAGGGTGCGCTTATAACCCGCGACTGCTGGCAGGCAACTCCTGGCAAGACGGTAGATTTGGTTCGCGACTTGGGGAAACAGCATGGCGGAACCGTCGAGGAGGATAGCGAGCTAATCAGCGTACACAAGGAGGGCAAGGAGTACGTTGCACTTGTTCGAAACCATAAGAAGGAGTTTACCGAGTACCGCACGGAACTATTCGTGAATGCGCTGGGTGGCGATGCCGACAGGTTTGCCAAGCAGCTGGGGTACCACCTTGGGATGTACCCGGTAAAACATCAAGCATTTATTACCCGCCGCCTACCTTGGCTTGGCGCCAAGACTACGCCACTTGGAATGCTTATCGACAGGCGTAGGTACAAGGGATTTGTTGCCGTGTACGGTCAGCAGCTGGCTGATACCGGACAGATCATCGGCTGCGCTTCGCCAATGAGCGACCCCCAGGAGGCAGGAAAGAACCTTACCATCAACTCGCAGGAGTTCCTGAAGATTGTTTCAGAGGTGTTCACCGATTGGATTCCTAACCTGTCGAACATCGGTTTCCAGGCATTCTGGGCAGGCTACTACACCGAGCCTAGAATGTACGTCGACCCAGAAGCGGGACTTCTAATAGGGCTACGCGGGCATGGATTTATGCTCGGCTTGGAGATGGCAAAGCTGTACGTCGACAAGATTACCGGAAAACCGACACCTGCCTACTTCGATAGGCTCTCGATAAAGGGAGATGGTCTACCGGAACAGGCGTTTAAGTAG
- a CDS encoding PASTA domain-containing protein, which translates to MDFDKIAKTIKVKAKRAWANVYSRQLIIAFGLLILLWLVMSLFLNIITQHGMSQPVPEFRGMMIDDAITKADDSNLEIQIADSIYIPGRQAGMIIDQNPKPNVQVKKGRKIFVTIITRTPKLSNVPNVVGYSLRQAKAIIESQGFVVGRLEYVSDIATNNVLEQRFNGRSLNSSVKIPVGSAIELVVGLSQGDVTEVPNVVGQTFGGARSSIVESYLNVGEARYDETVRNSIDSLEAKVYYQNPLVGTKLGLGKKVNVYLSKNTKKKPQSWMMVSPNGADTVTTVDTATTPEEQSTEENL; encoded by the coding sequence ATGGATTTCGATAAAATCGCAAAAACGATCAAGGTAAAGGCTAAACGCGCATGGGCAAATGTTTATAGCCGCCAGCTGATTATAGCATTCGGGTTACTGATTCTGCTGTGGCTGGTTATGTCGCTTTTCTTGAACATTATTACCCAGCATGGGATGTCGCAGCCTGTTCCCGAGTTTAGGGGCATGATGATTGACGATGCCATTACTAAGGCTGATGATTCGAACTTGGAGATTCAGATTGCCGATTCGATCTACATTCCCGGAAGGCAAGCCGGCATGATTATCGACCAAAACCCCAAGCCTAACGTGCAGGTCAAGAAGGGGCGTAAGATATTTGTCACCATCATAACCCGTACGCCTAAGCTAAGCAACGTGCCCAACGTGGTTGGCTACTCGCTTCGTCAGGCTAAGGCAATTATTGAATCGCAAGGGTTTGTTGTAGGTCGCCTGGAGTACGTAAGCGACATTGCCACCAACAACGTGCTCGAGCAGCGCTTCAACGGGCGAAGCCTGAACTCTAGCGTTAAGATTCCGGTTGGCTCTGCCATCGAGCTGGTCGTTGGGCTGTCGCAGGGCGATGTTACCGAGGTGCCCAATGTGGTAGGGCAAACCTTTGGAGGAGCCCGTTCGTCGATAGTTGAGTCGTACCTAAATGTCGGAGAAGCCCGATACGACGAGACCGTTCGCAACTCGATAGATTCGCTCGAGGCCAAGGTTTACTACCAGAATCCATTGGTAGGAACGAAGCTCGGCCTCGGTAAGAAGGTGAACGTCTACCTGTCGAAGAACACGAAGAAGAAGCCGCAGTCGTGGATGATGGTATCGCCCAATGGCGCCGATACGGTTACTACGGTTGATACAGCAACAACCCCCGAGGAGCAATCAACGGAAGAAAATTTATAG
- a CDS encoding RluA family pseudouridine synthase yields the protein MKEYEDPDFVDEQEEEEEDEQSGLYEHFSFGVDKGQGMLRIDKWLTNRMEKVSRNRIQSAADAGNILVNGKSVKSNYKVKPLDTISIVLPYPRRELEIIPENIPLNILYEDDDVIIINKKAGMVVHPGHGNYNGTLVNALTYHLKDLPLFQSGDMRAGLVHRIDKNTSGILVIAKNEFAHAYIAKQFFDHTTKRVYTALVWGNLPEDEGTIVGHVGRSTRDRLKMTVFPEGDQGKHAVTHYKVLERLGYVNLIECRLETGRTHQIRVHMEYLKHPLFNDERYGGDQILKGTTFTKYKQFVKNCFDICPRHALHARSLGFVHPTTKKEMYFESELPSDMALLLDRWRTYIASRELELEED from the coding sequence ATGAAGGAATACGAAGATCCTGACTTTGTCGACGAACAGGAAGAGGAGGAGGAAGATGAGCAGTCGGGGCTGTACGAGCATTTCAGCTTCGGCGTCGATAAGGGACAGGGGATGCTTCGCATCGATAAGTGGCTTACCAACCGCATGGAGAAGGTGTCGCGCAACCGCATTCAGAGCGCTGCCGATGCCGGAAATATTCTGGTTAACGGGAAGTCGGTAAAGTCGAACTACAAGGTAAAACCGCTCGACACCATTTCCATTGTGCTTCCATATCCCCGCAGGGAACTGGAGATTATCCCCGAAAACATTCCGCTCAATATCCTTTACGAGGATGATGATGTCATTATCATCAACAAGAAGGCAGGTATGGTGGTGCACCCTGGTCATGGCAACTACAACGGAACCTTGGTGAATGCGCTGACCTACCATCTGAAGGATCTTCCGCTGTTTCAGAGTGGGGATATGCGTGCAGGATTGGTTCACCGTATCGATAAGAATACTTCGGGCATACTTGTTATCGCTAAGAATGAGTTTGCCCACGCCTATATCGCTAAGCAGTTCTTCGACCATACCACCAAGCGCGTATACACTGCGCTGGTTTGGGGTAATCTACCCGAGGATGAGGGAACCATCGTCGGGCATGTTGGTCGTAGCACCAGAGATCGTCTAAAGATGACCGTTTTCCCCGAAGGCGATCAAGGCAAGCATGCCGTAACCCACTATAAGGTGCTGGAGCGCCTTGGCTACGTAAACCTGATCGAGTGCCGACTCGAAACCGGGCGTACCCATCAGATTCGCGTCCACATGGAGTACCTCAAGCATCCACTGTTTAACGACGAGCGCTACGGTGGCGACCAAATTCTTAAGGGAACTACCTTTACCAAGTACAAGCAGTTTGTGAAGAACTGCTTCGATATCTGTCCGCGCCACGCGCTGCACGCCCGCTCGTTGGGTTTTGTGCATCCCACTACCAAAAAGGAGATGTACTTCGAGAGCGAGCTGCCAAGCGATATGGCGCTGCTGCTTGATCGCTGGCGTACCTACATTGCCAGCCGTGAGCTGGAACTTGAAGAAGATTAA